ATCCTTAAGGGGGGGCGAGGAATCCATCTTACTCCATGAGCCCGCCCTGAAGCTACAGTGAGCTGGCCTCTGTGAGGCTCTGGACTGGGTGGAAAATACCACCTCATGTCTCTCCAGGGCTCCTGTCCCTAccctccagctctgggaggccCAGAAGAAAACTCAGAGCACCTGGCAACAGGCAGGTCACCCCAGAGACCTCCTGAACAGAAGCCTGAGGGCTTCTCCCATGGTCCAGCCCCTCCTGTGGGCGGAGACAGTGCTGTTCGATCAGTGAGTTACATGTAAATAACCTCCTGGCCTCATCTAAAAATGTTCTGAGGTTTATGATCTTCAAATCCCATTTTTTAGTGCCACTTGAAGTCCCCGGCCTCTGTGATGAACTGAGTAACACTGATCAAGCTAAGTTAACCTCTCGGAACATGTGGCGCATTAATCCTGGGAGACTCCAGCAAAACAGCATCTATTGACCAAGGACTTCTGGGCTCAGTTGTTTTGCCTGCCGCAGTCACCAGAAGCCTCACCCCATCCCCAGTATTGGGGATCAACCCagtgcctcccacatgctaagcATGTACTCCACCGCTGAGACACAAACCCAACCCCAGAAGTCAGCCTTGAACATGCAGATTTCCAGGCTAGGGGTATATATAGTTCAGTGTTAAAagcagtgtttgcctagcatgtgtgaagctctGAGGCtaatccccaacaccacaaaaaatACTTATATAAATATAGTACAGTTCCTAGGCCCCACCCCAGACTTAGGAGGCTCCAGCAGGCAGAGGATACCAACATTTGTTGCTGTCATGGAAGTCCCTAAGCAACTCTAAAACACAGCATCAATGAGCAAGAAAAAGAGTTTGCAATTGACCACATAATAAGACCACAAGCTCCCATGTCCAGTCACATAGCGCTAGACCAGGTGTTATGCTGAGCCCTGGGGACAGAGAAAGAGTGGAGATCCAGAACCTGTGTGCTGGCTGATCTTCATTGTCAGTTTAACTGGacttggaatcacctgggagacacacctctgggtgtgtctgtgctgTGTTTCCAGAGACTTAACTAAGGACGAGAGACCCCTCTGAATAGGACAGCACCCCGCTATGGTATGGGTTAGGCTTCCAGACGAACtaaaaaggggaaataaaaaagccagacagacactgacattcccctttctctggctgaatgtgagcaagcagcctcagATTCCGACCACcatgcctccctccccccaacgGAGGAGTGTACCCTCGAACTATAAACCAACATAAATCTCTcgttccttaagttgcttcttgtgaGAGATACTTGGTCACAGCgataagaaaagtaactactacATCCTGATTCCGAGAAACATCCAGAGCAAGGATAGACCCAAACTaagtcccttcctttctttccttactCATTCTGCGAGCTATTCATGCCAGTTCCTTAGAAAGGGGGTACGAACAGACTGTCCCCCATCATTGAGCACATGCTGTACACCCTGCCCTGTGCTGGGCTTCACTGGGCAGAGCAAATGAGTCCtggtccttgccctggaggaagttccagtttcagagggtctAAGCAGATAGGAATAAAGTGACTTTTAGGCCAGGCAGAACGAAGCCAGTGCTAAGAACCAGTGACAGTGCTGTCCTCACTAAGGAGGTAGTTCTTTCAGGGTGAGCATCAACTGGCCAGGTGAACGAAGAAGCTAAGGGTTTGGGGAGCAGAAGACAGCGTGGGTACCCGCAGGAGGTGAGAACCAGGGCAGCTGCAGCAGAGGACAGAGCAAGCACAGGGCTGAGGAGACGTGTGGTCCAGTGAGGAAGGAAGCCATTGATGTCCGAGAACAGGGAAGGGATGGGACAGGTGGCTTTGGAGGCTCATCCTGATGGCCCGAAAGGAGGCAGGAAGGCCTGATCTTGCACTTACCCAGATCCGCCTCTCAACCTTACAGGGCTTCCAGGAGAGGGTCGTACACCTGACCTTAGGGCAAACCCGACGGCTCCTGGGTGGGACGGTGGCTCCCGCTGGGGCCTGCTCCAGCCACAGAAACccaagaagggagagggagggagatgtcAGATGCCCTTTACACCTTAAGAGACTGGGAGACGTTACCAGGCCCTTACCAGTGTCCTGTGCCAGCTGTTCGTGTGCCGGGGAAGGtcagagatggggaaggggtgtCAACTACTCAGGAAGAAGGAACAATGGCCTCCtcgctccccgccccccacctcaGTTTCATGCACATGGGGATCCCAGTCTCTTTACCCCCATAATTCCAGCCTCATCTGTGACTATATCCCCATGAGCCTCCTCCCAGAGTGGGGCATGTGGAGATACAAAGTACAGGCCACTCCTACATAGGCTCAGAGACAAAGAAGCCCACAGACATGgatgtggacagacagacagacagacacaaatacaaacacaagcAGCAGCCCTAGCAAGCCAGAGCCCGGAGGAATGTGTATTTGGGAAGCAAAGAGAGGGAGCATGGAGGGCCAGGCAGAGGTGAGGGGTCAGTACAGCAGGCAGGTGgacaggcagaggggaggggtgaCAGGCAGAGGTGAGGGGTCAGTACAGCAGGCAGGTGGACAGGCAGAGGGGAGCAAGACAGCTTCATAGAGTCACAGAGTGCAGAACGGTCAGCCCTCACCTCCTTCCTGAGTCTTCAGTGCCACTGACTGGCCCtgctggtgggggagggcagggcagacGGGACTTTGGAACTCAGAGGATGGTCAGCCGACCTGGCTCTTTGCCCCTGATGATTCTTGGTCCTCCTTACTTCTAGTTTCTCGCAACCACCTCCCACCTGAAAACCCAAGGCGGCCCCCAATGTCTGACTGCGGCCTTGGCGGGGGGGATCTATTTCTCCAACTAGACTTTGAGACCCTTCATGACCTGACCCTGATGACCTCAGATGTCACTTCTCCAATGCCACTCCCTCCATGGAAAACCTTCCAACCGGGCCAGACTCCAGCCCTTAGGTGCACACATTTGCAagcatgcgcacacacaaatCCATCTCCCCTGCCTCGGCTCACATAGCTCCTCCTACCAATGCCAGCCTCCTTACTAAGTCCGCTAAGCAAGTCTCCAGTGAAGGCTCCTCCAATGACTTAGGATTGTCAGACTCTGAACGGgccatttctcctttctcaaCCTCAACttccccatctgtaaagtgggagTAATAAACCAACTGCCACCCGCCCCAGCCCTTGTTGGAAGATGAAGTGACATAACCAGGCCAGGTAATTAGCACAGTGTCTGGCCCTCCGCAGGTGGATATACTCCAGAGGGCTTCTAACTGTCTTGACACTCTCCAGGTGAGAGAAGTCTCAACTGTGCCACTGGCAGAAGTGACAAGCAGAGCCTGGAGTCCGGCAGGTGGGGGCCCACGCTGGGCCTCAGGTAATGCTTCAGACCCTCACCTCCACCAGTCACTACGCACTCTTACCTGCATCTCCTAAATGCCTGGGCTCCTCAGCCTGGCGGCCAGCAAGACGTCATCCAGACCTGCAGCCTGTTGCAGGGAGACTGGCCCCAGCTCCTGGCTGGTCCCTGGTTATTCACTCTCACCCACTACCATTGACTCCCTCCCTACCGGTTGGCTTCTTTTtgtgcttgtttttgagacagggtctggctctCTGGTCCAGACTGAGCCCAAGCTTGTAGTTatactgtttctgcctcccgagtgctgggatcacaagcccACACTGCCGCACCAGCTCCAGGATGGCTTTTTGAAAATACAAGTCTGGGACTGAAGAGAATGCTCAGTCTGCAACGTGCCTGCCTCGCAAGCACAAGAACCTGACTTCCGTCCCCTGCCTCCATGTAACAAGCCGTGatggcagacacaggaggatccctgggcttgttggccagccGCCCTTACTAAATCggtgagccccaggtcccagtgagcagCCCTGTCATTCACAAGGTGACTGGctgagtcaggcggtggtggcggtggcactcaggaggcagaggcaggcggatctctgtgagtccgaggccagcctgggctacagagtgagttccaggacagccagggctacacagagaaaccctgtctccaaaaaccaaaaaccaaaaaataaataaagtgatggCTGTTGAGGACCaccacccaaggttgacctctggcctccacacacctgTGCGCACACCCACAAATACACAGGCAcaccatacatacaaataaatgagtacaaagattttaaaagataGCTCGGGTCTGGTCAGCCCATTCTTTAGTTTTACTTAGAAACCGTCAACAGCTTACTGGTGCTCTTAGCAGAAACCAGTACTCTTAGAGCAAGGCATGACAGTTTATGCCTAttattctagcacttggaaagctaaggcaggaggatcactgcaaatttgagatcagtctggcctacatgagttcaaggctagcttggaatTCAAAGTCATACTCTAAATAATGTAACCAATATTCTTAGGACAAGGCACAGGCCTGACCCCCACAAGCTCTCCTTCCCCACTGTCCTTCACCCTATTCCTGGGCTTCAGCCAGCCTGacatcctttgtttgtttgttcgagacagggtttctctgtgtagttttgatgcctgtcctggatctcactctgtagaccaggctggcctcgaactcacagagatccgcctggctctgcctcccgagtgctgggatcaaaggtgtgcgccaccaccgccccggccaACCTGACATCTGAACCCCTTCCGGCCTTTGCACACACTGGTCCCTCTTACCTGGAAAGCTGTTTCCTTCACCATAGCCCCACCTGTCACCCAATTTATGTTTATCCTTCAAGTCTCAGCTTCCAGTGAGCTCACACCTGGATCAGACCACCGAAAGGGTCACACACGGCGtgcctctgccagagcagcgGCCGATATCAAAATGGAATAATGAATTCATTAGCTGTGTTTATATCTAGCCCCTTCCAGGCTGCGTGCAGGAGGGCAGAGACTGCATGCCGTGGTTTGCTTCCACCCCTGGCCCCTGGCGTGGCCCCTGGCGTGGCCCCTGACACATAGTAAGAACCCAATCCATATCTGTTGTGTAGACGAATGAGCCTGTCTTAACCATCTCCAGAGAGCGGACAATAGCCCGCCGCCTCACAGGACTGTCTGAGTGGCATCTTGACTGACGCGTGTCCCTCTCATCTAGCTTCCCTGCAATCCTCCAAGTCTTCATGGaggtgtctctccctccctcctgggagCCCCTgctgactcctcccttctccacGGGGGACTCCAGGGGCCTGCGTCTGCCCGCATCTCATCTCTCCACTCCAGACTGAACTAATAGGCAGAGACCGAGTCTGAGTCACCCATGATTCCATGGCatgtggggcagggggaggggggagaggagggactcACCGGGGTGGAATTCGCTTCCAACAGTGCTGTCTTCCATGCTCTGTAAAGGAAAGGTTTGCAGGGTAGGCATATGGGGCTCCCACCTTGTAGACGCTCACCCCCAACCCAGCCCTTAGCCCCACCTCTCCCAACTCTCAGGTAAACAAAGGCAACTGCTCTACTGCCCTAGTCACGTGGGTGGGCCCTGAGGCAACCTAGTAACTCTTTGTTGGcggttgggtttggtttttgttttgtttgttttttgtggtttttttttttttttttttttttttttttttttttttttttttttttttggtttttcaagacagggtttctctgcgtagctttgtgcctttcctggaactcacttggtagcccaggctggcctcgaactcacagagatccgcctggctctgcctcccgagtgctgggattaaaggcgtgcgccaccaccgcccggcgtggtttttgtttttatgagacagggtttctctgtgtagccctggctgtgctggaactctctctgtagaccaggctgacctcaaactcggagatccacctgcctctgcctcccgagggctgggatgacaggtgtgtgccaccaccgcctggcaagctAATAACTCAGTCCAGCCTCCTCTCCTCAGTTACCCCAATTGAGTTGGGGCAGGGGTGTCCTAGAGGACTTCTGAGCCTTGCATATCTGAGTGATGCTCTGCCTGCAACCCACCTCTACATTCTAACTTGCACAGTTTCCCAAAGCCGTGACCCATGCCTCAGGAATGCCCAGTGGATCCAGGACAATTGGGCCTTTGTTGGTTGCCATGGCATCTGGCTGGGGTGGACAAGGCTGCTCTGTGCTATCTGCCCAGATCTTGgctgcccccacacccacacacccatctctttccttctcctccagggcagaggCCCAGCTGCTCAGGCTGAGGGTAGGAGGGGAAAGAATGTAAGGGAATAGATGGCACTGAGGAGGATGCCCTCAGCCTCCCAGGATGGGCTGCATCTAATATTGGGGTACCCTGCTCAGACACCCCTGTTGTTTTCTGACGGCAGGTCTAGGCCTACCCCTCAGCTCAGAATCCCACCATCAGGGCATCTCTTACAAGCAGGTCTTTTGAGATGCCACGGGGTACGCCTGTTCCTTTCAATCAGTCTGAGTGAGGGATCACTTCATCGGCTGCCAAATGTCTGATTCCAAATGTCAGGGACCCAGTACCTGAGACAGgtgtgcctctgtctctgtgttctctgtgtaTGCACCATTTACCAGTAGTTATTCCATTGTCCTGTGCTCAGCCTGTATGACAACACCTTGCTAACTGGCCTTAATCCCCTCTCTGGTTGCACCCCAAGATCCCGCTCCACACATCCTGTGAATCCACTCACATGGCATCATCCCGGGTCTCCGCACACAGGTGCAGGCGGGAACCCTCCCGGAGGTTCACTGTCAGCAGGCCGTCTCGGCTCCTGCCCTCTGGGGGCTGCACATCTGAaagaagacacacatacatgaggATTCTAGAAACATAGGCCCtagctgcccccaccccaggaaaCCACACCCAGCGGTAGGAATTGACTCTCGGGTCCTGTTTGCTGGTCATTGCCAACCTCTGATCCCACATACTGTCTTGAGAATCTGTCTGCTATACCCTCCAAACCCTTTCGACCTTTCCACATTACCGTAGCCTTCCAAGAGCATCTCTCAGTTACTGCACTATAGTATGGCTTCAGTCTTGGTTGAAGTGTTAGATTCACTGTGTGTCTCTAGGCCAGTGACATCACTTCTCTGAGCTTCTTTATTTCATCTTCCACCACTCTCTAGTACCTGCAGGTATTTTATCTGGACTAACCTCTGGGGTAAAGCATCGGGCGGGAACTCAACCAAGCACCAGACTCATAGCTAACTGACCTACAGTTGGCAAAAGCCCAGAAGCGGTGTTTGTGGGAGCCCTCTGAACACAACCAAGAGCCTTCCAATTGCAGTTCTCAGACACAGGAAAAACCCTGACATGGGCAGAGGTCCATCAAAGAAGTGCTTCTGCTCACCGTGACACTCTTGGCCGACCTTTATATCTCGGACATTGAAGTGGATAAGCACGCGGTCCTCCTCGTCCTGGGCCGTCTCATCATGGTAGTAACCCAGCGTGCCGTCCAACCACAGAGCAAACCAATTCCGCTTCCAGCGGCGGAGGATGGAGCCTGCACGATATTCCGGACCCACCAGGGAAGCTGAACCCTACCTTGCTAGGGGCAAGAGCCCCAGATGGGCTCCCCAAATCCCCTCAGCTCTGGCCCCCATGATTATCACTTCTTTCTTGTCTGTCTACCCTCTAAAATGAGGACAAGGCCTCTTTTCTGCATTTCTCAGCCCTGCCAGCCCCTGGCCTGACACAGAAGGAGCTCAATAGAAGTGTTGAACTGTTGACTGGCCGCTCATACCAACTTGTGGGAGCTTCCCAGAAAAGCCCACAGCTCTTCAAAGGCAAAGACCTCTCCCTACTGGAAGCCTCGATCTTGTCTCTTAGCTCTGGTTTGAGTGACAGTTATGGGTCTCTGCCTCTTGCACCATATTGGGGTCTGCACTTCCCCACATGAGGTCCTAAAACCCAGCAGGACGGGTGTCTGCCAAACCAAATGAACTGAGAGTGGACAGGGGCAAGGGCCATGGGGGCTCCTAGCCCAAAGGTCTCCAAGCCAGCTCCTCTTCAGTTTACAGCACTGGCTGGAtgatgaggggcagggaggtGGCTGGGGCCACTGTGGCTCTAGACATTTTACAACTGAAATGGTAATAGGACATATAAAACAttagaggtggtggtggcagacacctttaatcccagcactcgggaggcagag
The nucleotide sequence above comes from Peromyscus maniculatus bairdii isolate BWxNUB_F1_BW_parent chromosome 1, HU_Pman_BW_mat_3.1, whole genome shotgun sequence. Encoded proteins:
- the Plekhb1 gene encoding pleckstrin homology domain-containing family B member 1 isoform X2; amino-acid sequence: MALVRGGWLWRQSSILRRWKRNWFALWLDGTLGYYHDETAQDEEDRVLIHFNVRDIKVGQECHDVQPPEGRSRDGLLTVNLREGSRLHLCAETRDDAIAWKTALLEANSTPVRVYSPYQDYYEVVPPNAHEATYVRSYYGPPYAGPGVTHVIVREDPCYSSGAPLAMGMLAGAATGAALGSLMWSPCWF
- the Plekhb1 gene encoding pleckstrin homology domain-containing family B member 1 isoform X1; translation: MALVRGGWLWRQSSILRRWKRNWFALWLDGTLGYYHDETAQDEEDRVLIHFNVRDIKVGQECHDVQPPEGRSRDGLLTVNLREGSRLHLCAETRDDAIAWKTALLEANSTPAPAGATVPPRSRRVCPKVRCTTLSWKPCKVERRIWVRVYSPYQDYYEVVPPNAHEATYVRSYYGPPYAGPGVTHVIVREDPCYSSGAPLAMGMLAGAATGAALGSLMWSPCWF